In the genome of Channa argus isolate prfri chromosome 8, Channa argus male v1.0, whole genome shotgun sequence, the window TGATAATTGTGTCTTCTCAGAAAGTAGGAAGTGTTCTTAAACTTTTCCCAATCTGCTGTGTTGATTTCAGGAAGCTGGCAGTGTTTGATACGTGGAGCAGATTAGTTGTACATGTGGCAATGGACAACACTGTGGTCATTGAAGAGATCAGTGAGTGCAGCTGTGTTGCAACTTTGAGATTTTTACCATTATTTGTACACCCGGCTTAACTACAGACCATGCTGAGATTTAAATGTTCTGTAAGAACTCCTCCATCTGATAGACCACAGTCAAAGTTTGACTGAAATTTCTtaaaacagacaacagacaATTTTTTTGCACCACAAACCATAAACATTTTCCAGtaaaatggtgtttttttttttctttttttcttcatctcagAGCATCTCTGCATGCCCTGGCTGGATGCTGCAGGAGCTTGTGGAGAATCACAAGGACTGGGGGAACTGAATGGCTGCATGGAAGGAGCATGTGCCCTTGCTGAGGAGGAGACGGTTCTGTGGAAACCTCTGGTACTGCTTATCCCCCTAAGGCTGGGCCTGAGCGATATAAATGAGGCCTACATCGAAACACTTAAGGTGGGACATACAGTATACTAACAATCATATTAGTTCAATGATGTTCAACATGTTGCTCtgagacaggaaagaaaaaggttGGGGGGGTAAATTAGTTACACTGACTGCACACAGCTCCTTATTTGTGACTGGTTCGATATTTTATAGCTCTTGATACTGATTTACCAGCTTCCCAATAGGTAGCACAGAAAACATCAAGGCATATGTAGtgaatatttgatttaaattgatgAAGTAGTCAGAAACACAGATCCAGATGAATGCTAATGTTGTGCCTTGCCTGTAGCATGTGTTGAGTTGCTAATGAGTTCACTATGTTCAAACTATATTCTTGTTCTCACCAACCTAATGTTGGTTTAAAACTTCAAAAGAGGGCTGTCACTGCAGGTTAAAGTAAATACAActtgcaccaaaaaaaaaaagaaaaaaaaaaaaagctatggaTTGGCAGTGTGGTATGTAGTAAACTGGTATTTTAATTATCCTATTGCTGAAGCAAATTCAGCCGGAGTGAGAGAaactcttttctccttttcacaGCAATGCTTCATGCTGCCCCAGTCGCTGGGTGTAATTGGTGGAAAACCCAACAGTGCCCATTACTTCATTGGTTTTGTTGGTATGTTTTGACATGGTCTCTTTGAGAAATAAAGCAGACCAAATAATCCTTTGCAAGCAAATCAATCTATTAGTTTCAGGTTGTCTAGTCTTATCTGTTTAtgaacatgcttttttttttttttactttccttcCCCTTTTCCCTTCAGGAGAGGAACTCATCTATTTAGACCCACACACCACACAGCCTGCAGTAGAGCCGAGTGAAGACGGCCAGGTCCTTGACGAGACATACCACTGTCAACACCCACCCTGTCGCATGCACATTTGCGAACTGGACCCGTCCATTGCAGCGGTAGGAATATAAAGGAGGGTTTTATGGCCCATAAATTTTGTCTCTAAAACTTGAGCCCATTGTTGAACATGAATGCAAGTATTTTTACACCAACTCAGATGTTCcatagcctttttttttttccccttctcccCCCCATGTGCCAGGGTTTCTTCTGTAGAACAGAGGATGAGTTTGATGACTGGTGTATGCGCATTAGAAGGGTATGTCTGTGTGAACACTGCCCTTTTGTTGCTTCCTTGACTCATCTTTAGCATTACTTTCCTGTTCTAGTAGGTTGTGAATGATGGCTCTTCTCTTCTAGCTATCCTGCAACAGAGGGGGCCTGCCTATGTTTGAACTAGTAGACAGTCAGCCTTCTCATATGGTCAGCGTGGATGCCCTTAACCTTACACCTGGTACCTAAACTTCTTATGTTCTGCATAAATACGTTCCAAAAATTTAAATTAGTGATGAATTTTAACAATCCCACCCCTCTCCTTTAATGTGTTGACACTCACTTCACAGATTTCTCGGACTCAGACCGGCTGGAGCGGTTCTTTGATTCAGAGGATGAAGAGTTTGAGATCCTGTCCCTGTGAGGATCATATGAACAATGATTACTGTTCTCGACAGTAGGCGAGACATTCCGTCTCTTCTCTGTATCAGAAGGAAAGCCTGAAGGGATGAACATTATTTGGAGACCTCTTGAGCCCGTCCAGCTCCAGGGGTGTAGTcaagtgtgtgtcacacagcGTTCTTCTCAAACAGCCTCTGATTGCTCTCTGTATCCCAACATGGAGACTGCCTGGTGGAAGCCGTAGCAGGAGCTCAGGATAAATGATGTATGCACATCTTCACATACATGTTTCCATTCGAGTCttaacactttaaatgtttattctgAAGTGATATGGTGCCTTTCCCTGACTCCATAAGTAAAATTGCCATAACAGTTTTGTTGTATAGAAACACAATGGTTCATGATGCCCATGGCTTAAGCAGTTTGTCACTAATAACTCAAGTCTGTAACAGCCTGTAATGAAACCAAATTTAGTCCAATCTGCAGAAAAGCTGTATTAAATGTTCATGCAAAGTATCCTCGCCAAGTCTGAACCTATACACTAGTTCATTTGAAgataatttatttaatcattatatATAGAGGTGACAGAACAATACACATGTAAGATTAAAATAAGATTTGAAAATGTGATCTCTTGCCAGTTTTAACAAAGTGtgatattatataaaaaaaaactaactaaatcTTGTAATATACAGACTGTTGGTTTAAATTTACTTCCATAGCGCCCCAAGTGGCAGGTTGTGAGCTGTGTTGATAGAATTGAGGCTGTGGGTTATGATGTCCTTGTGTACATCCTCAATACTCTGAGAAGCATTGATCACCTGCAACAGACAATTGAGATTAtgacacatttaatattttaagttgaATCACATGTAAGATGTCAACTAGTAATAAGTCTGCAATCTAGGCCTGACTCATACCTGCCACTTGACTGAAGGATCCTTCATCAGCTGTTCATAATTCTGTTGAACTGCTTTTTGGAAAACACTATTTTCATATCTCTCTTCTCCAAACTGACCTCTGAGAGCCGCCTCAGCTGGGCTTAGCTGCAAAAACATAACAAGATCTGGCTTTGGCAGACCCTCATCAGGTTTCTTGCACCAGTCCAGACTGAACCCCTGGGGATGACAGAACATGTCAAGTTTCGGCTTCTATTCTCAGAAGATGAACGCTATTGATCACGGACTGTCTGATGGATGAAAAAGCCTGAATGGCTAAGAAAAGACTCACCGGCTTAGCACTGGTGAAAGCAGCTCCAGAGAAGGCGTATCTGTCCACAATCAGAGTGGTGCCTTGCTCCAGCTTCTTCTTCATCAAAGGTCTGTTTATTAGAAACAACAATTTCATTCTGCTGCTTAAGAAAATTCAGGCTATAATATTTGCATGTACCATTCAAGGTTATTCTCAAACAATTAGAATATGCACATTAATGTTGTcaacagcaaaaactaaaagttaaatacatttaagttATGTAAATGTAGTACAATAGGATCAAATATGGCTGGTTCTattctatattttcattttcaaaaagtcacataaaaaaatagaaaaaaaaaacaacaacttgagTTTTTAAGTTTGTTATGAAGATGTTCCTCAAGTCTATAAATGGACAGATGATGCTGAAGCGCTGAAGAATTTTTCcactccttaaaaaaaaaaaaaaaaaaaaagtacaggcTCCAAATGTCCCCAGTGCTTAACGAACCGTTTTACTGAAATAGTTTTATTAAGATTTTACAGCCTAACTTTCAGGGACATTCACAGGTATAAAAACCTTTTCTCTGGTCAATAGCTCTTTTTGACAGAGGCATAACTGCCACTGTAGCCTGAACTGCACAATACAAAGTTTGGTTTTGGTATGTTCATGTTATAAGCTTCAaagaatacaaaataataataataataataataataataataataatccaaaatgTAACAACACTTCTAAAACAGagtatttatatttcttttgcTTAAATTAAGCATGGAAACCCATTTATTCCATACTTTTACATGTAAAACTTGCATTGAGGTAATAATAGATACAACATTACTATAGCGTGTGTTCTGAGCCCAGAttacattattttcaaatatttaaaataaaaaaagtcattaaacTCTTGGTTTCTGGACATCCAGATAGCATCTTTTATGTAACCAGGTAAACAGCAGCAGTCCGTCTAAAAACAACATGCCAGTAACTGAGAAGACCTCAAGGTCAACAATCAACTAATGTTCCAGCAGAAATAAGTTCCTGTTACGGCTTTGATTATTCAGACATCTGGGAAATTGTTTGTGGAAAGTCATGGGACAGCTTGGCCGGCTCTGTACCTTTTCCAAATCAAGGCTTGTCTCCAATTTcactaatgcacacacataacaatgaaaagctgtttttttgcGATTGGAATGACACGTACCAACAGTTTTCCCGCATTTTCACTATGACATAATCCCTGGTGGGAAAACCGTCTACTTGGTTTAAAAGGTTTATCTTTTACATAAACACTCAACTTGATAAAACCTAACTCGACTGAACACCGTGCTCTTGCTAATAATAAATGGAACTGAAGTATGGGAAGTATGGGAAGTATGGGAAGtgtccccccccaaaaaaaacagagtCTTACACCAGCTCCCAGCGGTTGGCAGAGAACAGCAGATGCACCGTTTGATCCTCCAGGTCACTTTTATTCTCCAGGTAGGCGCTGATCAGTTGGCCGATGGCTGTTGTCCTTTCTGCAGCGCACAAACCAGCACAGCACCATTATTTCATGCTAAGGTCACACAACAGTAAGAACTTCTTACACACAGGAACTGCCACATCCACACACCAATGTTAATGCTAACAAAATAAGCTCACCGGGGAATCTCATCATCTCCACGGCTCGACCCTCTTGCTGCAGCGCCTGGACCAGTTTCTTACACTGCGTGGTTTTCCCGGCCTTGTCCACTCCCTCCAGGACAATGAGCGCTCCTCTCTTACACGCCATAGTTTATCAGGGATGCGGTGAGTATTGAAAGACCGTCAAAGGCGAGCAAGGTTTGAAAATGAATCTCAACCAGTCAGCAGGCCTCAATATTTACCCGCCTTTTACTGAAGCAGCCGTCAACAAGAAAGTACGGCGACGCACttccgtttttttttgttacctttattgaaaatgtacaaaCGGCACTcgataaataaattaataatgatataatgataggaaataaaaaatacgGTGGTGTTGTTAACAGACAGGGAAAACAATAGAACGCTGTCTACGTCAGTtaagaaatatatttctaactttttaaaatgaatttgatatTTTCTATCCAAGATGGATTAATATGTATACAcaattataaaatatgaaaaaaattggTTGTAGGATCAAACCTGTTTGAATTAAGatagtaaaaataaacttaattaacaacaacaaatctaCAACAATGAagttaaaaatatgtataatgtaaaaatagGCAGTGagataaatcatttttaaatttactataaaatacaggtttatatttatatgtaaattgctttattatttaattttctttgactttattatttagtagcaagcattaaaaacactgcCATCTTGTTCAAAATATGCCTTAACATGACATACACAAGATACAACGTGTGGTATGGTTAATAAAGTATTTTGAtgtcaagaaaaacaaacgaaaaaaaaatgtaactactGAACATTATTAACATATATATCATCAGCTTATAATTTTATGATTAATGCAGTAGCTGAGACTTTATGTGCATAGTTGTGCATAGTTATTTTCCTTTGTTGAATAATTAGTTGCTGGCGATTACAGTGGCTCAGTTGCCTTCACCCATCATTTGACATCAGTTGCTTGCAAAAAGAACATAATAAAGACAAGTCAACTGTTGCCCGTCAAGTACTGATTGAGCTGCACAAAACAATTACACGGATTGATCATTAATTTATTACACACAGTCACTTCCTAATGGAGCACTGATTCATGGTTATCTTCAGAATGCCACATGTTACACTTTGCTCTTGTGACAGTGTTTCAGAGCATCTTTCAGCGCTGCCAGCACCATGTCGACATTGGCCTTGGTGCTGTTATATCCCATCAGTCCCACACGCAACACCTGAAAAAGACCAAATAAAACTCGGATTTACTATACAAAAGACTTTGGCAACTTCTTGATAGGCATATTGTCAGTGAGTATATAagctacagtaaacacacatgcTCTTACCAAGCCAACTGATGGTCCAAGGCCTCCAGAAATCtctaaattgtgtgttttcatgagGTACGTTGTGATCTCTTTCCAGTCATATCCATGAGGAGCAACAATAGTGGTAACAGTAGGCAGTCTTGCTTTCTGTAACCAAGTCAGGATTAGTAGATTACAATTCTCTCTTTTATCAGTTTAGGTGTTTTGGGAAGAATTTCACTACAAGTTGGtaaaactcactttttctttgacaaaaaGTTTAAGTCCCATGCTCTCCAGGCCACTATGGAAATACTCTGCTACTTCATTGTGTCTTTCCCATGAATTCTCCAGACCCTTAGAttgataaaaaagaaatacatacatataacaAACATCAATAAGCAATAAACATCCCTGACCACTTGTACATAAACTGTATTTCCagtgtgtaaatatgtattttctttgcaCAAGGCTCTGTGAGGCTTTACTACGGTGATATTTTGGGCTCAATGCCTATGAGCTGCTAACACGGACAACGCTACATGCTGATGTGAAGTATATTATTTAGTATGTCCACCAGCTTTGCTTAGCACGTCTGCAAATGTTTGAAGGACATCTGAAGCTGACGGGaatcatattctttttttaGCATCAGGTCATAAAAACTTATGAAAGACCTTGTGGATTCTTCTTACAATAGTAGTAGATTTTTGACACTGTTCTACCAACACATTGCTTAATGTCTATCTGCACAGAACTGCTGCTCCAGGAAGACGCCAGAGGAAAATTCACtcggtcattctaacacatgtcCCACCTCTTCAGCGAGGACAGCCAGACTCTCCCTGAGGGAGTAGAAAGCAGTAACTGGACCAGTGTGGTGATACCTACAGAGAATGAATAGAGATGACTGAACAATAAAGCGGAACTGGGCAAGTATAGCTACATATTAAACTATTTGAAAATGATATCAGATCCtctttgcaaagaaaaaaaacaccatcttACATTCTTGATGGCTTTCCATCACATCCCCAGTAGTTTGCAAGCCAACTCAAATCCAAGAAGAATGACACAGGCTTTGATGTTCGGTTAAATATTTTCTGGCTGTGGGCAAATGTGTCCTTAAATAGATTTATGGTAAACTGTATATATTTGAAGCAATTACATGAAAGCATATAAGGTGCATATCTCACCATGCTCTGTCACTGAAGGAGATTGGTGCTGTACCTGGAGGAGCATTCAAAACCTTTTGAGAGCCGGTGTACAGAATGTCTATCCCTGCCAATACACATAAtcgcatgcgcacacacacaaaagaacgATGTTTAGTGTCGTCAAAACAGATTATGCAATATAATACAaacatattcatgtttttatcagCTGCAGTAGGCTCTAAACCTTGCTGATCCATGTACACAGGCACTCCTCCAATGGAAGCCACAGAGTCAACAAGAAACAGGCAGTTATacctaaaaaacacaaatcataaCACGGCTATCATCTGCTTGCCTTCTGTCATAGATGACTGAGGCATGAGGCACTGGGTCTTACTTGTGGCACAGCTGTCCGATTCCATCCAAAGGATGCAAGACTCCAGTGGAAGATTCCCCATGTGCAAGGAAGAACAGGACGGGCCGGTATTTGGACAAGGCCTATGATGAGATAAGTGATCACTCACATTGCTGCTGTGACACACTGTAGGATTTAATAGAGTCAGGGCACTGTACCTGCTCAATGGCTGCATTAGTGAAGAAGCCACCAGGAGGCGCCACAATGGTATTTACTCTGGCGCCTGTTTGATTGGAACACAGGATTGTTGGTGATTGAATCACCTCAGAAAAATGTGGTATTGCAAATAAATCCCATGAACCAACTATGTATTTGTCATCAGTTTTGAAAGGCCGCTGTGATCCGGTGGTCTTGGGACTGACGGCCACAGGCAGGGGAGTCAGAAAGTATTGAAATCACTTACTGCAATTGGTCTTTTCACAAACAAATATGTACTATACCATCAGTCCCACCTATTCTTTCAGCCATTTCTGCTGCTCGCTCTCCCCACATGCCATTCACTGCAGACAGCATGCTCTCCCCGGGCTCCACTGTGTTGAAGATGGCACACTCCATAGCCGTGTGGCCGGTGCCACTCACGGCAAATGTCATATTGTTCTGAGTCTGGAACATGTACTGGATTCCACTTTTGATATCACTCATTATCTGTAAcataaaataagcaaatgtATATGAAAAGGTCATGAAGAATAAATATAGATGAGTGTAAATAGTGACTCTAACTCAGGTTAGTTAGAAATTACATTACTGACAACATTGCATGTCAACCTGGGCTTAACTGGGTTGtcactttattatattttctcacattttaagGCATTAATGTCTGAAATTACTAATGAGTGAAAATAAATACTAGTTGCACGCCGGTATTTAAAGGCTGTTGAGTGAAGTCTTCTTATCTGTACAGTTATTCCTATACTCACTAAATATAGTATATAGACATTcttcaaagctttaaaaatgctCACATGCTTTCCTCTTATGCCAGTTTCATGCTGCCTAGACTACATCATTTTTGTTTACCTCAAATGTCTCTGGATGCATGTGTCCAATGACAGGATTGGCCCCGGCCTCCAAGATGCGAGGCGGGACGTTGGAAGGTCCCGGTCCAAACATTTGACGATGAGGAACCAGCAGAGGTTTCTGCAGGCATTTTGGTGGGGGTACAGAGATGTTTGACATGTTGGCAGCAGTGTGACAAGTGCAGTAAACTACAAAAAGGCGTGGAAATGGGTGAAGTGAATTGTCAGCTGTGCACTCCCCACTGTCTGAccaatgttttctgcttttatctCTTTCTTCTTCAGTCAGCActcatttctctctgtgcaCACTGAGCTCAGGTAGCTTGTTGCTTTGCAGTTTTGAAAGATAAGGACCTCATTAAACATGTCCCCAAATGTTAATTATTGACTACTGAATCTCCACAGTGTCAAGCTTAACTATTACACTGCCACACTGTTTGCTTTGCTGAGCTGACTGGGTTCGTCTCTAAACAGATGATCGTCAGTTTAAGTGTAAATATTCCATGTTAGTGAGCAGTTTAAATCTATTAATCCTATTCTGGATTTTGATTGGTTAGAATTTATAAAACtgataaattacaataaactgcTCACTCACATTATCAAGACCAgcgtcttaataatgtcatggaggccaagggtcagcatggctactctgagcagtctgtggCCACTTCAAAACTTTTACTCAACTAAATGTGCTAAGTAAATTATTTCCATTTAAGATGAAAGTGAAAGTATTAcactaagaaaataatttatttttaacaaaactcATTTCAGTTATTAtagcaaaacatgtacagtaattaataaaaaataagggtcaaagttTTTGGTAaatgtggagctgattttatCTGCTTCGTGTGCTGGCGGTTGGTTAACCTACAAttatacatcagcatttatttttacacaaaccacatcacatttttatattaaaaccaccaggtggtgtgaATGTTGGTGGAGGTGTTACCAGTAATGGAGGAAAGAGTTGTGAGAGTGTAACAAATTATGAAATAATGATGCTTCTGTGTAATGATTTACACATGAGCTTAGTGGGGTTCTGCTTGAGCTAAAGACTTTCAGTCTATAGGCTGGTATATTTACAAACCTAATTAACAGACAGTGTAttaagaaaaacagaatgatagacatatactgtatgcatatTAAGCAAAGATCTGGCCCAGAATTACTCATCGTATCTTTCTTCCTTTGAGATGAAACCAACATTCCTTCTTCTTCTATTGAGGTTATTACTAATCCCTGTAGCAAAAGTAATGTGTGAGCTGGTTCATTTTGGTAAAGCAGAAGGTTAGTTCACTGTGCTGTGCAAAATGAAGTATGAGAGGCAGCATCATTTTCCATGAAAGGGTCTGACAAACATCTGAGACATATCCTGgtgtacacacactcagataTGGAAATGGCTGTTTGAGTTTGACGCGTTAAAATGAACTGATTTTGTCTGAAAGGCATGGGAGGGTTAGTAGTATTTATTCAGATTGACCctgtattgtaaatgttttgttagtaatttataatttcttttgtaGAAAGTCTGTAGCTTCTTAGCTTAGCTTAGGTCCTTTACTTTCCCTTGAGGATTAAATAAGAAGCTTCTTTCAAGTCTTTTTcacaaactttttatttcaaaatgtgtttgaccGTTTATGATGAGAAATCTTAATTTGGCGTGAGATGGATAAAACAATGAACAGAATCAGCCAACACACTATCTCAGATTTGTTGTGGTCTATGATTGCATCTTGTTATTGGGTTTTACAGCTTTTCCTCTGAGGGATGAGAAGATGTTTCCCCAGAGGCTCAGGGCAAAAGGAGCCTTCTCTATATACCAGCTGCCCCCTGAGGATGGTGGCACACACCACTCCTTGCAGTGTGATGCCGAGGTAAGGTGTTAGCTGCACAAACCATGAGGTCACAGATTAATTTCAATCCTTCACCCTGTTTGTTGATTTAATGTTTACTGTGCATTTTAcctactttatttttatgatgtaTGCTTTTCTCTTCAACCTGTGGAATATAATGAAGGATTACACTAAAGCGATTCAGGTAAAGTGACTgacaattaataataatatcgACTCTTTATACTAACCTCAAATAATCTCTCCGGGTCCCATATGACCAAGTCGGCGTCAAAGCCGGGGTAGAGGCTTCCCTTCTGGTTGTCAAGACTACACAGCTGGGCTGTTTTCTGGCAGAGGAGCCTCACCACATCAGACAGCTGAAAGCCTTTCTTACTGGCTGAACTCCAGAAAAGAGGCAAACCTACACATGGTTGATaaaatggtaataataataataataatatattataattatggAATGTTTCACGTCTGTAATGATTTCACTTAATCACAATTACAGCAGGCACTGTCGCTAATCTAAGAACTAAAACCTTGTTTCCTCCTGGTGTCAGACTTTGACCACTCTGTGACACAGTGTGtctgaaaagtaaataattgCTCTGTGGTCTAAACTGCCGCTCAGCTCAGCTCTTGTTTACCACCCGTTGAACTTTCCCCAATATGGAACTTTGCCCACAAACTGCCAATAATGTGAAAACTGACAGCAGGCATAGAGATTTCTGATTCACAGCTAAAAGCACTGCATCGAAATATTTTAACAcccataaaaatgtaaaatcttaaCCAAAAGCCCTTATTAAATTTAGTATGTGTCACCTGACGTGTATCATctgctgtgtctgaaatcattCAATCATTCAGTGAATTTAATCAGTGAACATGGGTCAGTGACCTCTGACACCATCTTATAACAGAGCATGATGGTATCATATCACACATCATCTCCCACCTTCACAGAGGTGTTGTTGAACGAAAtgtacatgcaaacaaaataaatgaacaatgtCCGGACACTTCCACAACATATAGGGTagtgttttgctgttttgcttcCACAGTAAGCCAATCAGGGTGTGTCGTTAAGATTTCTTTGTGGTGTaagattttaaaagttaaataagcGAAAAGCAAACTGTTCATTAGCATCGTTAGCTCAAACTGTGGCCCAGGAAAAACAAGCATGAACATAACCATTAACATGTTATCACCTTTCTCTGAGTTAAGAcataatgacaaacattttaccaAACATGCCCGTGTACTCTGCAACCTCCCGACGAGACTCAAATTATCGGGTTATTTGGGTTCATGTTTGTGGCCACTTGCAAATCAAAATCCATtattaactcttttttttaagctctaGTTTGCTCTAAGATCAGTCTCAGCAGCTTCATTTTCAGGGCTGTAAATAGTTTTGGCATTTGGACATTCTAGACAATGGCTGATTGCCTGGGCGGTTCAGATGGTGCAGCGTTTAGGCAAGTCATTTGAATATGCTCTGTGTGACCATCTGTACAGAGTAAAAGGAGGCATCTCATTGATTGGGTTGTGTAAACCTTTCTTTGTGCCACTGAAGTCGGCAAAATAAAATCTACTGTCAGAAATTGCTGACGTTTTCACCGTATGTCTGTCTGCAGTTACCAAACTGTAGTGAAGATATTCCTCCCCAGGCCTGAGTGAAGTCTCCACTGTTGAGTTTCTTCAGATCAGGGGTGCAGGGCGAATGATCAGAAACCACCATATCAATCTGTCCAGCTTTCAGTGCTGACCACAGCTGCTCCTGGTAGGGCACCAACAACCAGTCTACTAATGATTAAAGAATAAGTGCTGCCCACGTGTTTCATCTCTTCTTTATACTACTCTGATCACCTGATTATTGGACCCTCTGATGGGGGGGCAGCACTTGAACTGTGTGGCCCCTGCAGGTATGTTCTCTGCACACAGGCTGAGGTAGTGATGGGTTGTCTCCACTGTCAAGGGGGCTCCAGCCCGCCGCGCTTTCTGGATCAGTTTCAGCGGCTTAGCAGAGGACAAGTGAACGATATGACAGCGAACCCTGGGGTAGAGAGACGTAGCGGACTGTGACTGTGACATCTGTGCTACAATCACATCCAAATCCTGGAATGAATCACTGTAGCATAAGAGTTTTTTCCCAGCATGCTGATGTTCTTACCGATACTGCAGGCAGAGTTCTGTGACTGTGCGAATAGCCTCTATCTCCATGAGATCG includes:
- the atg4b gene encoding cysteine protease ATG4B isoform X1; this encodes MDAAYSWPASSSAATLTYDTLRFGEFEDFPETSEPVWILGKEYSALTEKDDILSDVTSRLWFTYRKNFQPIGGTGPTSDTGWGCMLRCGQMILGEALMRRHLGRDWRWAKSQKQREDYISILNAFIDKKDSYYSIHQIAQMGVGEGKPIGQWYGPNTVAQVLKKLAVFDTWSRLVVHVAMDNTVVIEEIKHLCMPWLDAAGACGESQGLGELNGCMEGACALAEEETVLWKPLVLLIPLRLGLSDINEAYIETLKQCFMLPQSLGVIGGKPNSAHYFIGFVGEELIYLDPHTTQPAVEPSEDGQVLDETYHCQHPPCRMHICELDPSIAAGFFCRTEDEFDDWCMRIRRLSCNRGGLPMFELVDSQPSHMVSVDALNLTPDFSDSDRLERFFDSEDEEFEILSL
- the zgc:103559 gene encoding allantoinase, mitochondrial isoform X2, encoding MELGSTIGAVRSKRVLIGSEASPAVIVIKDGKIHEILSGSRFSGDVGCEVLDVGDSVVMPGIVDCHVHVNEPGRTAWEGFWSATRAAAAGGVTTIVDMPLNSIPPTTTLSNFHEKQQEATGKCFVDTAFWGGVIPGNQLELRPMIQAGVAGFKCFLIHSGVEEFPHVTELDLHTAMKQLQGTGSVLLFHAELDVLQATKETGDPCQYSTFLQSRPDLMEIEAIRTVTELCLQYRVRCHIVHLSSAKPLKLIQKARRAGAPLTVETTHHYLSLCAENIPAGATQFKCCPPIRGSNNQEQLWSALKAGQIDMVVSDHSPCTPDLKKLNSGDFTQAWGGISSLQFGLPLFWSSASKKGFQLSDVVRLLCQKTAQLCSLDNQKGSLYPGFDADLVIWDPERLFEVEEKSIHHKNKLTPYLGITLQGVVCATILRGQLVYREGSFCPEPLGKHLLIPQRKSCKTQ
- the zgc:103559 gene encoding allantoinase, mitochondrial isoform X1, with amino-acid sequence MELGSTIGAVRSKRVLIGSEASPAVIVIKDGKIHEILSGSRFSGDVGCEVLDVGDSVVMPGIVDCHVHVNEPGRTAWEGFWSATRAAAAGGVTTIVDMPLNSIPPTTTLSNFHEKQQEATGKCFVDTAFWGGVIPGNQLELRPMIQAGVAGFKCFLIHSGVEEFPHVTELDLHTAMKQLQGTGSVLLFHAELDVLQATKETGDPCQYSTFLQSRPDLMEIEAIRTVTELCLQYRVRCHIVHLSSAKPLKLIQKARRAGAPLTVETTHHYLSLCAENIPAGATQFKCCPPIRGSNNQEQLWSALKAGQIDMVVSDHSPCTPDLKKLNSGDFTQAWGGISSLQFGNCRQTYGLPLFWSSASKKGFQLSDVVRLLCQKTAQLCSLDNQKGSLYPGFDADLVIWDPERLFEVEEKSIHHKNKLTPYLGITLQGVVCATILRGQLVYREGSFCPEPLGKHLLIPQRKSCKTQ
- the agxta gene encoding alanine--glyoxylate and serine--pyruvate aminotransferase a, whose amino-acid sequence is MSNISVPPPKCLQKPLLVPHRQMFGPGPSNVPPRILEAGANPVIGHMHPETFEIMSDIKSGIQYMFQTQNNMTFAVSGTGHTAMECAIFNTVEPGESMLSAVNGMWGERAAEMAERIGARVNTIVAPPGGFFTNAAIEQALSKYRPVLFFLAHGESSTGVLHPLDGIGQLCHKYNCLFLVDSVASIGGVPVYMDQQGIDILYTGSQKVLNAPPGTAPISFSDRACQKIFNRTSKPVSFFLDLSWLANYWGCDGKPSRMYHHTGPVTAFYSLRESLAVLAEEGLENSWERHNEVAEYFHSGLESMGLKLFVKEKKARLPTVTTIVAPHGYDWKEITTYLMKTHNLEISGGLGPSVGLVLRVGLMGYNSTKANVDMVLAALKDALKHCHKSKV
- the atg4b gene encoding cysteine protease ATG4B isoform X2 — protein: MDAATLTYDTLRFGEFEDFPETSEPVWILGKEYSALTEKDDILSDVTSRLWFTYRKNFQPIGGTGPTSDTGWGCMLRCGQMILGEALMRRHLGRDWRWAKSQKQREDYISILNAFIDKKDSYYSIHQIAQMGVGEGKPIGQWYGPNTVAQVLKKLAVFDTWSRLVVHVAMDNTVVIEEIKHLCMPWLDAAGACGESQGLGELNGCMEGACALAEEETVLWKPLVLLIPLRLGLSDINEAYIETLKQCFMLPQSLGVIGGKPNSAHYFIGFVGEELIYLDPHTTQPAVEPSEDGQVLDETYHCQHPPCRMHICELDPSIAAGFFCRTEDEFDDWCMRIRRLSCNRGGLPMFELVDSQPSHMVSVDALNLTPDFSDSDRLERFFDSEDEEFEILSL
- the dtymk gene encoding thymidylate kinase, with amino-acid sequence MACKRGALIVLEGVDKAGKTTQCKKLVQALQQEGRAVEMMRFPERTTAIGQLISAYLENKSDLEDQTVHLLFSANRWELVPLMKKKLEQGTTLIVDRYAFSGAAFTSAKPGFSLDWCKKPDEGLPKPDLVMFLQLSPAEAALRGQFGEERYENSVFQKAVQQNYEQLMKDPSVKWQVINASQSIEDVHKDIITHSLNSINTAHNLPLGALWK